One window from the genome of Desulforamulus ruminis DSM 2154 encodes:
- the murG gene encoding undecaprenyldiphospho-muramoylpentapeptide beta-N-acetylglucosaminyltransferase, with protein sequence MRAIITGGGTGGHIYPALAIAKGLQHRFPHAQILYVGTTQGLEADIVPKANFPFKAITVSGFERKFSPGNLKVAWQALQGYRQARAVIKKFKPQVVIGTGGYVCGPVVLAAARLGIPTLIHEQNALPGVTNRILSRVVDRVAVSFEDSMPYFPKKAAVTLTGLPVRPEILQAERDLSLASLGLRDDRITILVFGGSRGARRINQAMTEVIRRFGNRPEVQILHATGQAGYREFLEQLERQGINLDDYVNITIVPYLYNMHEALAVADMVVSRAGAATLAELTLLGLPSILIPYPYAAENHQEHNARALADRGAAVLIKDAELTGLTLVEQMEGMIQDKNRLKDMAQVSQKLGRAKALDDIVDCVEEILPRP encoded by the coding sequence TTGCGGGCAATCATAACCGGCGGTGGAACCGGGGGGCACATTTACCCGGCCTTGGCCATCGCCAAGGGATTACAACACCGCTTTCCCCATGCGCAAATCCTGTATGTGGGAACAACTCAGGGCCTTGAGGCCGATATTGTGCCCAAGGCCAATTTCCCCTTTAAGGCCATCACGGTTTCCGGTTTTGAACGGAAGTTTTCCCCGGGTAACCTGAAAGTGGCTTGGCAGGCCTTGCAGGGATACCGGCAGGCCCGGGCCGTGATTAAAAAATTTAAGCCTCAGGTGGTGATCGGCACCGGGGGGTATGTCTGCGGTCCGGTGGTTCTGGCAGCGGCTCGACTGGGCATTCCAACCCTGATTCATGAGCAAAATGCCCTTCCCGGCGTTACCAACCGTATTTTGTCCAGAGTTGTAGACCGGGTGGCGGTTTCCTTTGAAGATTCCATGCCCTACTTTCCCAAGAAAGCGGCGGTCACGCTCACCGGTCTTCCGGTCCGTCCGGAGATTCTGCAGGCGGAGCGGGATCTTTCCCTGGCTTCCCTGGGGTTGAGGGATGACCGGATTACCATTCTGGTTTTCGGGGGCAGCCGGGGGGCCCGAAGGATCAATCAGGCCATGACCGAGGTCATCCGCCGCTTCGGCAACCGGCCGGAAGTACAAATTCTACATGCCACCGGACAAGCCGGTTACCGGGAGTTTCTTGAGCAACTGGAGCGGCAGGGTATAAATTTGGATGATTATGTAAATATTACCATTGTACCTTATTTATACAACATGCATGAGGCTTTGGCTGTGGCGGATATGGTGGTAAGCAGAGCAGGGGCGGCAACCTTGGCGGAACTGACCCTATTAGGGCTTCCCTCCATCTTAATTCCTTATCCCTATGCCGCCGAAAACCATCAGGAACACAACGCCAGAGCGTTGGCCGACCGGGGTGCCGCTGTTCTGATTAAAGATGCGGAACTTACCGGTCTGACCCTGGTTGAGCAAATGGAAGGAATGATTCAAGATAAAAATCGCTTGAAGGATATGGCCCAGGTCAGCCAGAAATTAGGGCGGGCCAAGGCTTTGGATGATATTGTTGATTGTGTGGAGGAAATATTGCCGCGGCCATGA
- the mraY gene encoding phospho-N-acetylmuramoyl-pentapeptide-transferase → MGTSQVWLAFGISLLTTILLGPLIIPALRRLKFGQTIRVEGPARHMAKSGTPTMGGLLFLIGIGVAGVALLSGPVQGRAEGWIVLAVTMGYGLIGFIDDFIKVVLKRNLGLKGREKLLGQLIIAAVLAVVVVFKLGRGTDYVIPFSGFISPGGIGFDPGWWPFFGLTVLVLLAASNAVNLTDGLDGLAAGATVFTSAAFVLLSLVTGKVGTAIVLAAVTGGCLGFLVYNRHPAKVFMGDTGSLALGGALGAAAVVTRNELLLLVIGGLYVLETLSVIIQVISFKTTGKRIFRMSPLHHHFELSGWSEIRVVLTFWLLSFLFSAVGILGIYRLG, encoded by the coding sequence ATGGGAACTTCGCAGGTTTGGCTGGCCTTCGGCATTAGCTTACTAACCACAATCCTTCTGGGGCCCCTGATTATACCGGCCCTTAGAAGATTAAAATTTGGCCAGACCATCCGGGTGGAAGGGCCGGCCAGGCATATGGCTAAATCCGGCACACCCACCATGGGAGGCCTCCTGTTTTTGATCGGAATTGGGGTTGCGGGAGTAGCCCTGCTTTCCGGGCCGGTGCAGGGAAGGGCCGAGGGATGGATTGTACTGGCCGTAACGATGGGTTATGGTCTTATTGGTTTTATTGATGATTTTATTAAAGTGGTATTAAAAAGGAATCTTGGGCTCAAAGGGCGGGAGAAACTGCTGGGACAACTGATCATTGCCGCGGTGCTGGCGGTGGTGGTGGTATTTAAACTGGGCCGGGGGACGGACTATGTCATTCCCTTTTCCGGCTTTATCAGCCCGGGAGGAATCGGTTTCGATCCGGGATGGTGGCCCTTTTTTGGTCTGACCGTGCTGGTGCTGCTGGCTGCCAGCAATGCGGTGAATCTAACAGACGGGTTGGACGGACTGGCCGCCGGGGCCACAGTTTTTACTTCCGCCGCCTTTGTACTGCTGTCCCTGGTTACCGGGAAAGTTGGCACAGCCATTGTATTGGCGGCGGTAACCGGAGGATGTCTGGGATTTTTAGTTTATAACCGGCATCCGGCCAAGGTATTTATGGGTGATACCGGATCACTGGCCCTGGGAGGAGCTCTGGGCGCTGCAGCAGTGGTTACCAGGAATGAACTGCTGCTTCTGGTGATTGGCGGCCTTTATGTTTTGGAAACCTTGTCCGTTATTATCCAAGTGATCTCTTTTAAAACCACCGGCAAACGGATTTTCCGAATGAGCCCTCTGCATCACCACTTTGAGCTTTCCGGCTGGTCGGAAATTCGGGTGGTGCTAACCTTCTGGTTATTAAGCTTTTTATTTTCGGCAGTGGGCATTTTGGGGATTTACCGGTTGGGCTGA
- the murD gene encoding UDP-N-acetylmuramoyl-L-alanine--D-glutamate ligase — translation MQLQGKRILVVGAGKSGQAVCEFLVEKKALVSLTDASSSEQIPDVAKALSDRGITLFLGEYPQVTREDYNLLVVSPGVPLTVPPVEQARKAGVPVMGELELAYRFARAPVVAITGTNGKTTTTSLLGQMFQEAGYRTLVAGNIGLPLIQEVEKYSAQDRIVAEVSSFQLETSQTFAPRVSVILNITPDHLDRHGSMEEYVRAKARILAHQGPDDWAVLNYDDPLTRNLAGNCSARVLFFSTRHILESGIFIQEDQIVLRDKGRQLEIAKLQTLRIPGAHNLENALAAVGAGYAIGLAPEEIARTLASFAGVAHRLEYVATVNGVRYINDSKGTNPDAAMKALEAYDVPIVLIAGGKNKGVSFTEFAGKIKERVRVLITVGLHGGQIEAAAREQNFDPIYPARDYAEAVQLAHRYARPGEVVLLSPACTSWDMFKNFEERGELFKKLVLELKEQPATVTDGLE, via the coding sequence GTGCAATTGCAAGGCAAAAGGATCCTGGTAGTAGGAGCCGGCAAGAGTGGTCAAGCTGTATGTGAGTTTTTGGTTGAAAAGAAAGCGTTGGTGTCTTTAACCGATGCCAGCAGTAGCGAACAAATACCCGACGTGGCAAAGGCCCTGTCAGACCGGGGAATAACCTTGTTTCTGGGGGAATATCCCCAGGTAACCCGGGAAGATTACAATCTTCTGGTGGTCAGCCCCGGCGTACCCTTAACGGTTCCCCCTGTGGAGCAGGCGCGGAAGGCGGGGGTACCGGTCATGGGTGAGCTTGAACTGGCTTACCGCTTTGCCCGGGCGCCGGTGGTGGCCATTACCGGTACCAACGGCAAAACAACCACCACTTCACTGCTGGGGCAGATGTTTCAGGAAGCGGGATACCGGACGCTGGTGGCCGGAAATATCGGCCTGCCTTTAATCCAGGAGGTGGAAAAGTACTCGGCCCAGGATCGGATTGTGGCGGAAGTATCCAGCTTCCAATTGGAAACCAGCCAAACCTTTGCCCCCAGGGTTTCGGTGATACTGAATATAACGCCGGATCACCTGGATCGTCATGGCTCCATGGAGGAATATGTCCGGGCCAAAGCCCGGATTTTGGCCCACCAGGGGCCGGATGATTGGGCGGTGTTGAATTATGATGATCCACTGACCCGAAATTTGGCCGGAAACTGTTCCGCCAGGGTATTATTCTTCAGCACCCGGCATATCTTAGAATCAGGAATTTTTATCCAAGAAGATCAAATTGTCCTCCGGGATAAGGGACGGCAGTTAGAAATTGCAAAACTCCAAACCTTACGTATTCCCGGCGCGCATAATTTAGAAAATGCGCTGGCCGCCGTGGGAGCCGGTTATGCCATAGGTCTGGCCCCGGAAGAGATTGCCCGGACCCTGGCCAGCTTTGCCGGGGTGGCCCACCGGCTGGAATACGTGGCCACCGTGAATGGTGTTCGTTACATCAATGATTCCAAAGGAACCAACCCGGATGCAGCCATGAAAGCGCTGGAAGCCTACGATGTTCCCATTGTGTTGATTGCCGGCGGCAAGAACAAAGGCGTATCCTTTACGGAGTTCGCCGGTAAGATTAAAGAACGGGTTCGGGTGCTGATTACCGTAGGACTGCACGGCGGCCAAATTGAAGCGGCGGCCAGAGAACAAAATTTTGACCCTATTTATCCTGCCCGGGATTATGCGGAGGCCGTTCAACTGGCCCACCGTTACGCCCGCCCCGGGGAAGTGGTGCTGCTGTCCCCTGCCTGTACCAGTTGGGACATGTTCAAGAATTTTGAAGAGCGGGGCGAATTGTTTAAGAAACTGGTGCTGGAGTTGAAAGAGCAGCCGGCAACCGTTACGGACGGTCTGGAATAA
- a CDS encoding UDP-N-acetylmuramoyl-L-alanyl-D-glutamate--2,6-diaminopimelate ligase: MQLSELLTAFDYVSIDGSPDLPIHHLCYDSRKVQPGDLFVAVKGYQTDGHQYIADAVAAGATAVVLEEKVEVPPGVTVVTVTDSRKALALLADRFYHHPSQKMILVGVTGTNGKTTTTHLIAAIWKKSGLKPGVIGTIHNLIGDKVLPVTNTTPESPDLQRLLGEMTDAGVQAVAMEVSSHALALHRVAGVNYKVGVFTNLTQDHLDFHGTMKEYLKAKAKLFQKDLQYAVINGDDPAAKQLVKLSQGKVYTYGIEQVVDVRAKDIQVTARGVSFTVTGPWGEQKLSLKLTGRFNVYNALAAYTVGMALGFNGADVKSALEEVAGVAGRFELVDRGQDFAVVVDYAHTPDGLKNILTTARQITRGRLITVFGCGGDRDRTKRPLMGEIAAEHSDLVIVTSDNPRTEDPVKIIEDVVVGVEKKIKPDKYRVLTDRREAITRAVHLAREGDVVVIAGKGHEDYQILGTTKIHFDDREVVGEALAQRGYRC, translated from the coding sequence ATGCAACTAAGTGAGCTTTTAACAGCCTTTGATTATGTCTCCATCGACGGGAGTCCTGATCTACCCATCCATCATCTCTGTTATGATTCCCGGAAGGTTCAGCCGGGAGATCTCTTTGTGGCCGTTAAAGGCTATCAAACGGACGGTCATCAATATATTGCCGATGCCGTCGCCGCCGGGGCCACGGCGGTGGTTCTGGAGGAGAAGGTAGAAGTGCCTCCGGGAGTGACGGTGGTTACCGTGACGGACAGCAGGAAAGCTTTAGCCTTGCTGGCAGACCGCTTTTATCACCATCCTTCTCAAAAAATGATCCTGGTCGGAGTTACGGGTACCAATGGAAAAACCACCACCACCCACCTGATTGCGGCTATTTGGAAAAAATCGGGCCTCAAGCCCGGTGTTATCGGTACCATTCATAATCTCATCGGGGACAAAGTGCTGCCCGTTACCAATACCACCCCGGAGTCCCCGGATTTACAGAGGCTGCTGGGGGAAATGACCGATGCCGGGGTTCAGGCTGTGGCCATGGAGGTTTCTTCCCATGCCCTAGCCCTGCACCGGGTGGCCGGAGTCAATTATAAAGTGGGGGTTTTTACAAATCTCACCCAGGACCACCTGGATTTTCACGGAACCATGAAAGAGTATTTAAAGGCCAAAGCAAAGCTCTTCCAAAAGGATCTTCAGTACGCCGTGATTAACGGGGATGACCCGGCCGCAAAACAGTTGGTTAAGCTCAGCCAGGGAAAAGTATACACCTATGGGATTGAGCAGGTGGTGGATGTAAGAGCCAAGGACATTCAAGTGACCGCCCGGGGCGTTTCTTTTACGGTTACCGGCCCATGGGGGGAACAAAAATTGAGCTTAAAATTAACGGGACGGTTTAATGTCTATAATGCCCTGGCTGCTTATACGGTAGGCATGGCTTTGGGCTTTAACGGGGCAGATGTTAAGTCGGCCTTGGAGGAAGTTGCGGGGGTGGCGGGACGTTTTGAACTGGTTGACCGGGGACAGGATTTTGCGGTGGTGGTAGATTACGCCCATACGCCCGATGGCCTGAAAAATATTTTGACCACAGCCCGGCAGATTACCCGGGGCAGATTGATTACGGTCTTTGGCTGCGGAGGAGACCGGGATCGAACCAAGCGTCCGCTGATGGGGGAAATTGCGGCAGAGCATAGTGATCTGGTGATTGTGACTTCCGATAATCCCCGCACTGAAGATCCTGTTAAAATTATTGAAGACGTGGTTGTAGGGGTCGAAAAAAAGATCAAACCGGATAAATACCGTGTGCTGACCGACCGCCGGGAGGCCATTACCCGGGCCGTTCATTTAGCCCGGGAGGGAGATGTAGTGGTTATTGCCGGTAAAGGCCATGAAGATTACCAGATCCTTGGTACCACCAAGATTCATTTTGACGATCGTGAGGTGGTGGGTGAGGCGCTGGCCCAGCGAGGGTATCGGTGCTAA
- a CDS encoding UDP-N-acetylmuramoyl-tripeptide--D-alanyl-D-alanine ligase — protein MLVYTVKEIAGATGGILLQGDPSAVVRGVCTDSRKAGSGDLFAALKGQQMDGHLFIGQALEKGAGALLVSRVPDVVPEGVPVVQVQDTLQALQQLARYNREQLNIPVVAVTGSNGKTSTKDMVAAVLQVRWNTLKTQGNFNNELGLPLTLLNLTEKHQAAVVEMGMRGPGEIDFLAGLAKPTGAVITNIGETHLERLGSVHNIALAKGEVLEHIPQDGFALLNGDSPYVNELAVRCQGQVWTYSLQGPADLRAENIRSEGAGVRYKVTYPGGQGEIFLPVPGSHNVMNSLGALGVGLRLGLTFEEIAAGLAQVTLTHMRLEIIQAQDFMVINDAYNANPSSMEAALRVLAETARGRKIAVLGNMYELGKRTESGHRDTGKAAREAGVQKLVAVGDLARFIAKGALEAGMPEKDVFHCEHNAGAIEVLGSLLKAGDTVLVKGSRGMRMEEIVQALLNPGVSLN, from the coding sequence ATGCTTGTTTATACGGTAAAAGAGATTGCCGGGGCAACCGGCGGGATTCTCCTGCAGGGGGACCCGTCTGCTGTGGTGAGGGGTGTCTGCACCGACAGCCGAAAGGCCGGCAGCGGCGATCTTTTTGCAGCTTTAAAGGGCCAGCAAATGGACGGCCATCTTTTTATCGGCCAGGCCCTGGAAAAAGGGGCAGGAGCGCTGCTGGTGTCCCGGGTTCCGGATGTTGTTCCGGAGGGAGTGCCGGTGGTCCAGGTTCAGGATACACTGCAGGCCCTTCAACAACTGGCCCGGTATAACCGGGAGCAATTGAATATTCCGGTGGTAGCCGTTACCGGCAGTAATGGTAAAACTTCCACCAAAGATATGGTGGCGGCGGTGTTGCAGGTTCGATGGAACACTCTTAAAACCCAGGGGAATTTTAACAATGAACTGGGTCTGCCTTTAACGCTCTTAAACTTAACGGAAAAACACCAGGCCGCTGTGGTTGAGATGGGCATGCGGGGACCGGGGGAAATTGATTTTCTGGCCGGCCTGGCTAAACCTACCGGGGCGGTGATTACCAATATTGGCGAAACCCACCTGGAAAGATTGGGCTCTGTGCACAATATTGCCCTGGCCAAGGGAGAAGTGCTGGAGCACATTCCGCAAGACGGCTTTGCCCTATTAAATGGGGATAGTCCTTACGTAAATGAATTGGCCGTCCGTTGCCAAGGGCAGGTGTGGACTTATTCCCTCCAAGGTCCGGCGGACCTGAGGGCTGAAAATATCCGCAGCGAGGGAGCGGGAGTTCGTTATAAGGTCACTTATCCGGGCGGCCAAGGCGAAATATTTTTACCGGTTCCCGGCAGCCATAATGTAATGAACAGTCTGGGAGCTTTGGGTGTGGGGCTGCGGCTGGGTCTAACCTTTGAGGAAATTGCCGCCGGTTTGGCACAGGTAACCCTGACGCACATGCGGCTGGAGATTATACAGGCTCAGGATTTTATGGTGATTAACGACGCCTATAATGCCAATCCCTCTTCCATGGAAGCGGCCCTGAGAGTTCTGGCCGAGACAGCCCGGGGCAGGAAGATTGCGGTCCTGGGGAATATGTATGAACTTGGGAAACGCACCGAATCCGGTCACAGGGACACGGGTAAAGCCGCCCGGGAGGCCGGTGTTCAGAAGTTGGTGGCAGTGGGCGATCTGGCCCGGTTCATAGCCAAGGGGGCTCTGGAAGCGGGCATGCCGGAAAAAGATGTTTTTCATTGTGAGCATAACGCCGGCGCCATAGAGGTTCTAGGTAGCTTATTAAAGGCCGGTGATACCGTTTTAGTAAAAGGCTCCCGGGGTATGCGCATGGAGGAAATCGTTCAAGCATTGTTGAATCCCGGAGTTTCCTTGAATTAA
- the spoVE gene encoding stage V sporulation protein E, producing MRLKKRPPDFVLFLTVLMLLSVGLVMVFSSSEYVTMVRYNDSFYFFKRQLLWALIGLTAMFGMMNFDYFRLKRWIGPIVAGGFLLLIAVLIPGIGEVVNGARRWIDLGFMSFSPAELVKLCMIMFVAFGLSKKKENIQSFKEGLLPYLVFMLLAAGLILLQPDLGTAIVLCGTIFIMFFAAGARIFHLGSLAGLGVLGVAVAIYFEPYRMSRFLAFMDPEKDPQGTGYHIIQSLYALGSGGLFGMGLGQSKQKFLYLPESHTDFIFAILGEELGFIGASLVVLLFIMLVWRGLKVAVTSPDPFASLLAAGITSGIALQAIINMGVVTGSMPVTGVPLPFISSGGTSLLFTLMGVGIILNISKYTTPR from the coding sequence ATGCGTTTAAAGAAAAGGCCACCGGACTTTGTCCTCTTTCTTACGGTATTAATGTTGTTAAGTGTGGGATTGGTGATGGTCTTTTCTTCCAGTGAATATGTAACCATGGTTCGCTATAACGACAGTTTTTACTTCTTTAAACGGCAGTTGCTTTGGGCTCTTATTGGTCTAACAGCTATGTTTGGCATGATGAATTTTGACTACTTTAGGCTAAAACGGTGGATCGGTCCCATCGTGGCAGGGGGCTTTCTGCTATTGATCGCTGTTTTAATCCCCGGGATCGGAGAGGTGGTTAACGGGGCGAGGCGGTGGATCGACTTGGGATTTATGTCCTTTTCCCCGGCCGAGCTGGTCAAATTGTGCATGATTATGTTTGTGGCCTTTGGCTTATCGAAGAAAAAAGAGAACATCCAGTCTTTTAAGGAAGGCCTTTTACCCTATCTGGTGTTCATGCTGCTGGCAGCCGGTCTGATCTTGCTGCAGCCGGATCTGGGAACCGCCATTGTTCTATGCGGTACCATTTTTATCATGTTTTTTGCCGCGGGAGCCCGGATCTTTCATCTGGGTAGTCTGGCCGGTCTGGGGGTGCTGGGCGTGGCTGTGGCCATTTACTTTGAGCCTTACCGCATGAGCCGCTTTCTGGCTTTTATGGATCCGGAAAAGGATCCCCAGGGGACCGGGTATCATATTATCCAATCCCTGTACGCCCTGGGCTCCGGGGGATTGTTCGGCATGGGGCTGGGCCAGAGTAAACAAAAATTTCTCTATTTGCCGGAAAGCCACACGGACTTTATTTTTGCCATATTAGGTGAGGAACTGGGATTTATCGGCGCCTCCCTGGTGGTCCTTCTTTTTATTATGCTGGTCTGGCGGGGACTGAAAGTGGCCGTTACTTCACCGGATCCCTTTGCCAGTTTGCTGGCCGCCGGCATTACCAGCGGCATTGCCCTTCAGGCCATTATCAACATGGGCGTGGTAACCGGATCCATGCCCGTCACCGGGGTTCCCTTGCCCTTTATTAGTTCCGGCGGGACCTCCCTGTTGTTTACCCTAATGGGTGTAGGCATTATCTTAAATATTTCTAAATACACCACGCCCCGTTAA
- the murC gene encoding UDP-N-acetylmuramate--L-alanine ligase, with protein sequence MQVKEKEKRIHFVGIGGAGMSGIAAVLLGMGGYRVSGSDLKRTAVVERLENLGATCYTGHAAENLMDVDMVITSTAISPDNPEVLEAQRRGIPLVRRGAMLARLMNEKRGIAVAGAHGKTTTTSMISLVLEKSGFDPTILIGGDLSDIGGNAKQGQGEYLVAEADESDGSFLLLSPEIAVVTNIEDDHLDHYGSKENIIKAFMEFLNKVPAKGLSVLCLDDPVIKTISTELSCPVVTYGSEDSGADYILSSYEFRNGISRAVVTFRGERLGVLELVVPGYHNLLNALATVATGRYLGLDFEQVARSLAGFKGAKRRYQLLGETKGIKIVDDYAHHPTEIKATLQAARHAHPGRLLVVFQPHRYTRTRQLFREFGESFHHADVIILTDIYSAGEPPLEGVDTRLIIDAISRKEGQQVLYLPTLKDAAEFLQNNLQGGDLVLTMGAGDVYTLGRELLRRLEEK encoded by the coding sequence GTGCAGGTAAAGGAAAAGGAAAAGAGAATTCACTTTGTTGGTATCGGTGGAGCCGGTATGAGCGGTATTGCCGCTGTTTTGCTGGGCATGGGAGGTTACCGGGTGTCCGGTTCCGATTTAAAAAGAACCGCAGTGGTTGAAAGACTGGAAAATCTGGGAGCAACCTGCTATACCGGTCATGCTGCTGAAAATTTAATGGATGTGGATATGGTGATTACTTCTACGGCTATCTCACCGGATAACCCCGAAGTTTTGGAAGCCCAGCGCCGGGGCATCCCCCTGGTAAGACGGGGAGCCATGCTGGCCCGGTTAATGAATGAAAAGCGAGGCATTGCGGTGGCCGGAGCCCATGGCAAAACCACCACAACATCCATGATCTCCCTGGTTTTAGAAAAAAGCGGTTTCGATCCCACCATCTTAATCGGAGGTGACTTGAGTGATATCGGTGGGAATGCCAAACAGGGGCAAGGAGAATATTTGGTTGCCGAAGCAGATGAAAGTGACGGTTCTTTTTTATTGTTAAGTCCGGAAATTGCCGTGGTGACAAATATCGAAGACGATCATCTGGATCATTATGGTTCCAAGGAAAATATCATCAAAGCCTTTATGGAATTTTTAAATAAAGTCCCTGCCAAGGGTCTGTCGGTTCTCTGCCTGGATGATCCGGTGATCAAAACCATCAGCACGGAGCTTTCCTGCCCGGTGGTGACCTATGGCTCTGAAGATTCCGGAGCGGATTATATCCTGAGTTCCTATGAGTTTAGGAATGGGATTTCCCGGGCTGTAGTGACCTTCCGGGGAGAGAGATTAGGGGTTTTGGAACTGGTTGTGCCCGGTTACCATAATCTTTTAAATGCGCTGGCCACCGTAGCAACCGGACGGTATCTGGGCCTTGATTTTGAGCAGGTAGCCCGTTCCCTGGCCGGATTTAAGGGAGCCAAAAGACGTTACCAACTTTTGGGTGAAACAAAGGGCATAAAAATTGTAGACGATTATGCGCACCACCCCACAGAAATCAAGGCAACCCTGCAGGCTGCCAGGCATGCCCATCCCGGGAGGTTGCTGGTCGTTTTTCAACCTCACCGCTATACTCGGACCCGCCAGCTCTTCCGTGAGTTCGGAGAGTCTTTTCATCATGCGGACGTGATTATTTTAACAGATATTTACTCAGCCGGGGAACCCCCCTTGGAAGGGGTTGACACCAGGCTTATTATTGATGCCATTTCCAGAAAGGAAGGTCAGCAGGTACTTTACCTGCCTACCCTAAAGGATGCCGCAGAATTCTTGCAGAACAATCTCCAGGGAGGCGACCTGGTGCTGACCATGGGAGCCGGGGATGTTTACACTCTGGGGAGGGAATTGTTAAGGAGACTGGAGGAAAAGTAA